GGGAAATTTCATCTAAGATGGTGGGAGCAATATATTTTTCTTCACGGTTATAGTTACCACCAATAATAATCTTACCATCGGTTAATAAATTTTGAAGGCGATCGAACTGTTTATGATTAATAATTCGGGCAAAATCGGGACTATCAGCAGGATTATCACCAAAATAGCTTTCAACACATTTTTTCATCTCCTTAATTAAATCTGCTTTGATTTTCTCATCCACAAGGATATAATCAGGAGCAATACAGGTTTGTCCTGCGTTAATAAATTTACCCCAAGTGATGCGTTTTGCGGTTTCCGTGAGATTGATTTGTGTATCGACAATACAAGGGCTTTTTCCTCCTAATTCGAGGGTGACAGGGGTTAAATGTTTCGCCGCCGCTTCCATGACGATTTGTCCAATTTTTGTACCCCCAGTAAAGAAAATATGGTCAAATTTACAGGCTAATAATTCTTGAGCTACTTCTACGCCACCTTCTTGGATACAAATATATTCGGAGGGAAATGTATCCCTAATTAATTCCGTGAGTAAAGCAGAGGTATGAGGGGCGATTTCCGAGGGTTTTAGCAGTACACAATTACCAGATGCGATCGCACCAATAAGGGGAGAAATCATCAAAGAAAAGGGATAATTCCAAGGACCTATAATTAATACTACGCCTAAAGGTTCAGGATGAATCTTGGCTTGGGCGGGAAAAAGTTCAAGCCCTGTTTTTACTTTCTGGGGTTTAACCCATTTTTTCAGGTTTTTAATGGCATAGGTTAAATCTTGTAAAACTGCTAATTCAAAGCATCCCTCAAAGGTAGGTTTGCCTAAATCCGCTTTTAATGCCTCTAATATCTTATCTTGACGAGATGCGATCGCACTTTTTAATTTTTTTAACTGTTGTAAACGAAAATCAACAGACTTGGTTTCCCCTGTGGCAAAATACTGTCTTTGTTTATCTAGTAGAGAAGCAATGGAATAATTAGAAGTAAGCATAATGGCAAATAAATTTAATAAAACTAAACATTGCTAATTTAACATTTTTGACTCTCTTGCTTTGAGTGCAATAAATTTCATTGAGGTAAGAAAAAGGGAAACCCCTTTGTATCCAAGGTTTTTTCAAAGTCTGGGTAAAATTATCTTGCCCTCACCCCCACCCCCTCTCCCACAGTAGAGGGGAGCGTTTTTTCTTAATAATTGATTAATTAATACTTAAAAACTCCTGTATCTGTTACTATTTGTTAACCTGAGTTTTGGATAAGCTGAAAGCAGACCAACTCGTAGTCAAAAAACCTTATAGCTTCTTAGAAATAACTTAGAAATAACGATAAAATTGCCTTAATCCGAACTGACTTAAACAAGGGGCTTAAGACCCTTGCTAAAAACCCCTACCACCTGCAACCTGCAACCTGCAACCTGACACCTGACACCTAACCTTATCAGATATTCTTAAACCGAACTGAGATTATTTGTTAGTTGCAAAAATTGACATTTTTGAGAATGAAAAAACCCTGCTCTGTATCTCCCCTTAAAAGAGGAGAAGTTTTAGGATTATTTTTTGCTCTTTTTGCCTTGTGATTTCAGGAGAGGATTAGTAAGATTTTCATATAAATTAAATAAGAATTCAATGCGATTTAACTCACTGGAAAAAGACTGTTTTCGATAGCATAAATCTACTGCTTTGTCAAGGGCTTGATGAGCTTTTAATAAGTCGGGAGGCATGGTTAAAGGGTCATACAAATCCGCTAAACTACTATCAGGATATTTGTTTCTTATATCGAGTATTTTTTGAGCTAAATTAGTTACTTTTTCTTTCTGTTTTGCCGTCACATTTTCAGGGAAAGGATAATTATTATAAACAATATCTTTTGAGTAACGGAAACGACTTTCTAATCTTCCGCACACATATTTAACCCATGTCATGTGCATTTCTGAGGTTAAGATTCCAAATAAATATAAATCTGCATTAGGAATAATCATACAAGTATCACCAGGAATACTATTTTTGTAAAAAAATCCCATAGGAATATATTTTCTATTTTCTGATGACACACGAGGTATAACAATAAATGTTTGAGGGTTGTTTTTATCTCTAAATAAACTAGGAAAAGCTGAATATTTACGGGTTTCCGCTCCTTTGGCATTAAGTCTAAATTTTCTTACTTTGTCTATTTTTTCCAAGATTAACGGACATTGTTTTACATCAGCAGGATTAGCATTTAATAACCATATACAATATTTATTTTTTCCATTAATAAATTCTTTTGCACCTATAAAATTTTTGACAAATTTCTCGGCTTGTGGTTCTAATTTTAATAAGTTTTCTTTCTCTATCTCATCTAATAAAAAATTACCGCCATCGTAGGGAGAATTTCCTCTTTTAATAGGAGGTACATCGCACAATGGCGATGATTTTGATAACACATATATATCCTCTCCCATTGTTAAATAAGGATTAATATTTTTTACATTAATTTCACTAGCTTCACCCTTAATATTTTCATAGGAAAAAAGTCGCTTATTCTCCATATTTTCTAACCCAAAACCGATGATAACACAATGGACTCCTGCGTTATTTTTTGCTTCATTACTCCAAGAAAAAGTCCGATGGGCAAAGTGAATTTTAATCTTATATTTAGTGTATAATTCCTGCCATAAAACCCCTACCTGCTCACCTTGAGAAATAGAACTTGTACTAACAAAAGCACAACGGGTTTTAACTACCCCTAACCCCTCCTTCAAAGTAGGGAAATTTATCGAAGATTGAGGGGAGTTAACGGTAAAACCTCCCACCTTACCAAGGGGGGATTGAGGGGGGTTGAGATATTGAGATGCTTTTAAATACCATGCACACACATAATCTAAAACACCTGCATTTTTAACTCCATTAAAAACTAAACTCATATCCGCTTTTTGTTGAGCATTTTGATAACTTTGACCCACAAAAGGAGGATTACCAAAAATAAAATCAAAGTTATTTACTTCCCCTAGCCCATTATTCTCCCCTCCTATGTAGGAGGGGTTGGGGGTGGTAGATTCTCCTATGTAGGAGGGGTTGGGGGTGGTAGATTCTTCTATGTAGGAGGGGTTGGGGGTGGTAGATTCTTCTATGCTAGAAGGGTTAGGGGTGTTAGACTCTCCTATGCTAGAAGGGTTGGAAGTGATAGATTTACGTTGAGTGAAAGAAGCATCAGGATTATAAAGATATTGCCGAATATCCTCTAAAACCCCCGTCAAATTATCACATACATCATGATTGTGATAACGAATTACCCTAATTCCGACATTGGCAAGAAAATTATCTCGGATGCGATCGTATTCTTGTGCTTCAGGGGTATAATGAGTTTCACCGTCTAATTCAATGGCTAAACTAACACTGGGACAGAAAAAGTCTAAGATGTAATTACCAATAGAATGTTGTCTGCGAAATTTAAAACCATCTAATTGCTTTCCTTGTAAGGCTTTCCAAAGTAATTGTTCGGCTGAAGTTGCATTGTTTCTTAGAGATTTTCTCAACTCTTTTTTATCTTTAAGGTTGCTTATTGATTTATAAATAGGATAATTATTTTCTGTTGTTTCTTTTCCAGATGTTAATTCAAATACCCCTAATCCATCCTTTAAAGATTTAGATTCTACCCCCCCTAACCCCTCCTTCAAAGGAGGGGGATTTAAGAGGGAGTGCCAGTCAATTTGTAAAGCATTACCATGAATAATATTAGCCGACTTTTTCAGAGGTAAACGGACAAAATATTGACCAAATTCATTACTAACTTTCATATTCATTTGATGGTCAATTAACCACATTGCAACTTCTGCCACTCTAACGGCAAATTCATCATATTCAATGCCATAAAATTGATCTACATCAACTTTAATAATATTACTAATATCTAACTCTAATTGTCCTTTTATTTGTAATTCTTTTAAGACTAAAATTTCTAAATCTCGTAACTCCCGATAAGAAACAATTAAAAAGTTACCGCAACCACAAGCAGGATCTAAAAATTTTAATTGAGCTAATTTTGCTTGAAATTCTTTTAACTTATTCTGGCTATTTTTGATTTTATAAAACTCCTCATATAAATCATCTAAAAAAAGAGGTTTAATTACTTTCTGAATATTTTTCTCTGAGGTATAATGCGCCCCTAAATTGCGTCTTTGTTGGGGATTCATCACCGCCTGAAACATTGAGCCAAAAATTGCAGGAGATATTTTCCCCCAATCTAAAGCACTGGCTTTTAAAAGCATTTGACGCATTTCACTGTCAAAGGAAGCAGGGGGTAAAACTTCCTCAAAAAGTTTACCATTAATGTAGGGAAATTGAGCTAAATTTTCATCTAAATTTTTCAGTCTTTTATTTTCTGGTTGATTTAAAATATGAAAAATATAACCCAAGTGCATAGCTAAATCGCTACCATCTTCTTTCGTATATAAATCTATATATTCTTGAAAAATGCCTTTATTAAATATGCCCGTATCATCGGCAAATAAACAGAATAATAAACGCACTAAATATACTTCTAAATTATGTCCATTATAACCAATATTTAAGAGGCGATCGTGCAATTCTCCCATTAACTCCGCCGCTTGAATATTAACTGGATCTCCTTCTTTATATTCTCGTTTTTTATATCCTGCTATAAAATCAAATAAGTGAACATAATTAATAAAATCTTTAAGCAAAAACTCATGATTATTATTACTGTCTAAATCATATAATCTAAACCGCTCAAAATCTGAAACTAAAATATATTTTGGTAACTCAAATTCTTGTAAATTAGGAAAATAATCAATGGCTTGTTGATAGGCTTTATCTAAATTTTTACCTCTTGATTTATGTTCAATTAAAATTACCCCTTTCCAAAATAAATCAATAAATCCCTGCTTATTGCCCAATTTTTTCACAGACTCTTCAAAAGTTGCCACCCTTCGGCGGGAAATACCAAACACATTAAAAAAGTCATTCCAAAATGATTGCGATTCAGCTTTTTCTGATATTTCTCCTTGCCATTCTTGACTAAAAATTAAGGCTCTATTTTTAATTTCATTCCAACTTAATAAGGGCATATTTTGACTCTCTTGCTTTGAGTATATCTGAATTATTGCTTGTGATAGAAAGGGTAAAGTTAAAAGGGCAAGGGGCAAAGGGCAAAGGTAAATAGTTGATAATTAATAACTCCTAACTCGTTACTTGTTTCTCCCTAATACCCAACACCCCAATACTCTAATCCTTCAAAAACCTTTTTGGGATTTTAAGGAGAATTACAGAGATTTTCCGATAATATTTGTAAGAGAATTAAAGATAATCATTTAATATTCAATATTGTATGGGACAACTAGAAGTTAAGCCAAATATTCGTACTTGTGGAATTAATCCTAATCATTGGTATGTGGTTGCTAGAAGTGTGGAAGTAACAGATAAACCCTATTGTGTGACTCTTTGGCATGAAAATATTGTAATTTTTCGTAACGCTCAAGGAAAAATTAAGGCTTTAGAAGACCGTTGTCCCCATCGTCAGGTAAAGTTAAGTGATGGTGTAGTAGTGGGTGATGATATTGAATGTGCTTATCATGGTTGGCGGTTTAATGGGGAGGGTAAATGCTCTTTTGTACCTTATTTACAGGAAAATCAAAGGTTGCCAAGTTGTAAGTTAAAGGCTTATCCCGTACAGGAATTAGATGGTTTTATTTGGTTGTTTTTAGGTGATGGTGACTCGGAAAAAATTAAGCCTATGGGTTTGCCTGAATGGGAGCATCTTAACTATATTGCTAGTGTAACTACTATTAACTGCCCCGGACATTTTTCTTATTTAATCGAAAATTTAATGGATATGTATCACGGGCATTTACATGACAATTATCAGGCATGGGCAGAAGCGAATTTAAAGGAAATTGAGACAACTTCTCAACGCATAGATGTTTTATATACTGCTCAAAGTTATTATCGTATTGATAAAATATGGTCTGTTTCTCAATTATTTTTTCCTGCCCTAAGACGTTTACATCCTGAACCTTTAAGGGTAAGTTATATTTATCCTCATTGGAGTTCAAGTTTAGGGGAAGATTTCAAAATTTATTGTTTATTCTGCCCCATTGATGAAACTACTACGAAGGCTTATCTAATTCATTTTACTTCTTTACAGGCTTTTTGGCGTTTACATAAGTTACCCGTGTGGTTTCGTCGTTTTGTGAAAAATAGTTTATTTAATGCGGCAAAGGGTTTATTAGATGGATTGGTAGAGCAAGATATTGCAATGATAAAACAAGAACAAGAGGCTTTTAATCGTAATCCTTTACGGCGTAATTATGAACTAAATGGTGCGATCGCACCTGTACAAAAACTAATTATAAACCAATGGCAATCAGTGAATAGATTATAAAAAGGCAAAGGGCTAAAAACAGTAAACTTAGATTTTGCATCTAGCCAAAAATGGACTGATGAAGGTAGGGAATAGGGG
This is a stretch of genomic DNA from Cyanobacterium aponinum PCC 10605. It encodes these proteins:
- a CDS encoding aldehyde dehydrogenase, which encodes MLTSNYSIASLLDKQRQYFATGETKSVDFRLQQLKKLKSAIASRQDKILEALKADLGKPTFEGCFELAVLQDLTYAIKNLKKWVKPQKVKTGLELFPAQAKIHPEPLGVVLIIGPWNYPFSLMISPLIGAIASGNCVLLKPSEIAPHTSALLTELIRDTFPSEYICIQEGGVEVAQELLACKFDHIFFTGGTKIGQIVMEAAAKHLTPVTLELGGKSPCIVDTQINLTETAKRITWGKFINAGQTCIAPDYILVDEKIKADLIKEMKKCVESYFGDNPADSPDFARIINHKQFDRLQNLLTDGKIIIGGNYNREEKYIAPTILDEISPDSPIMQEEIFGPILPVLSYQTLEDAIAFVNSKPKPLALYFFSHNKDKQQKILRETTSGGLCFNETIMHVGVTELPFGGVGDSGIGAYHGKATFDTFSHHKSVLSRPFWGDLNWRFAPYSEKNVKLFKQIFTK
- a CDS encoding DNA methyltransferase, with translation MPLLSWNEIKNRALIFSQEWQGEISEKAESQSFWNDFFNVFGISRRRVATFEESVKKLGNKQGFIDLFWKGVILIEHKSRGKNLDKAYQQAIDYFPNLQEFELPKYILVSDFERFRLYDLDSNNNHEFLLKDFINYVHLFDFIAGYKKREYKEGDPVNIQAAELMGELHDRLLNIGYNGHNLEVYLVRLLFCLFADDTGIFNKGIFQEYIDLYTKEDGSDLAMHLGYIFHILNQPENKRLKNLDENLAQFPYINGKLFEEVLPPASFDSEMRQMLLKASALDWGKISPAIFGSMFQAVMNPQQRRNLGAHYTSEKNIQKVIKPLFLDDLYEEFYKIKNSQNKLKEFQAKLAQLKFLDPACGCGNFLIVSYRELRDLEILVLKELQIKGQLELDISNIIKVDVDQFYGIEYDEFAVRVAEVAMWLIDHQMNMKVSNEFGQYFVRLPLKKSANIIHGNALQIDWHSLLNPPPLKEGLGGVESKSLKDGLGVFELTSGKETTENNYPIYKSISNLKDKKELRKSLRNNATSAEQLLWKALQGKQLDGFKFRRQHSIGNYILDFFCPSVSLAIELDGETHYTPEAQEYDRIRDNFLANVGIRVIRYHNHDVCDNLTGVLEDIRQYLYNPDASFTQRKSITSNPSSIGESNTPNPSSIEESTTPNPSYIEESTTPNPSYIGESTTPNPSYIGGENNGLGEVNNFDFIFGNPPFVGQSYQNAQQKADMSLVFNGVKNAGVLDYVCAWYLKASQYLNPPQSPLGKVGGFTVNSPQSSINFPTLKEGLGVVKTRCAFVSTSSISQGEQVGVLWQELYTKYKIKIHFAHRTFSWSNEAKNNAGVHCVIIGFGLENMENKRLFSYENIKGEASEINVKNINPYLTMGEDIYVLSKSSPLCDVPPIKRGNSPYDGGNFLLDEIEKENLLKLEPQAEKFVKNFIGAKEFINGKNKYCIWLLNANPADVKQCPLILEKIDKVRKFRLNAKGAETRKYSAFPSLFRDKNNPQTFIVIPRVSSENRKYIPMGFFYKNSIPGDTCMIIPNADLYLFGILTSEMHMTWVKYVCGRLESRFRYSKDIVYNNYPFPENVTAKQKEKVTNLAQKILDIRNKYPDSSLADLYDPLTMPPDLLKAHQALDKAVDLCYRKQSFSSELNRIEFLFNLYENLTNPLLKSQGKKSKK
- a CDS encoding aromatic ring-hydroxylating dioxygenase subunit alpha, whose translation is MGQLEVKPNIRTCGINPNHWYVVARSVEVTDKPYCVTLWHENIVIFRNAQGKIKALEDRCPHRQVKLSDGVVVGDDIECAYHGWRFNGEGKCSFVPYLQENQRLPSCKLKAYPVQELDGFIWLFLGDGDSEKIKPMGLPEWEHLNYIASVTTINCPGHFSYLIENLMDMYHGHLHDNYQAWAEANLKEIETTSQRIDVLYTAQSYYRIDKIWSVSQLFFPALRRLHPEPLRVSYIYPHWSSSLGEDFKIYCLFCPIDETTTKAYLIHFTSLQAFWRLHKLPVWFRRFVKNSLFNAAKGLLDGLVEQDIAMIKQEQEAFNRNPLRRNYELNGAIAPVQKLIINQWQSVNRL